GGGTGGCAGGAAGGCCGCCAAGGCCGCGCAGAAGAAGACCAAGAAGGGGCGGCGCGTGAGCGGCGACCCGCGCAAGGCGGCGCTCGGCAAGGGGCCCGCCGTGCCTGACGAGGCGGCTCCCGCCAAGGGTGGCGCGCTGGGCAACCTGGGCGGGCTCGGCGGCAAGCTGCCCAAGGGCATGGAGCTGCCGCCCGGCTTCGACCCGTCCAAGCTGAAGCTCCCCGGCCAGCAGTGATGTCCGGCAAGCGGACCCGGCTGATCATCGCGATCCTGGTGCTCGCGATCGCCGCACTGACGGCGATGCAGGCGCTGGGCATCGGACCGCGGACCTGAGACGGCCGTGCGGCGGGCTCTCCCGCCGCACGGCCGTCGGTCTTCCCCGCCGTTCCGGTGCGGTCTTTCCCGACCTTCCGGTACGGCGGGCCGGTCAGTTGCGTCTGACGACCAGGAACGTTCCAAGGCCGAGCAACGCGAAGGCCAGCCCCAGCGGCAGGTGGAGCGGCACGCCGGTGAACGGCAGGACCTCTCCCTCCTCCACCAGGACCTCTTCCTCCACACCGTGGTCATGGCACGGCACGCCGTGATCGCAATCTTCAGGGAAGAACACGTCCAGCTTCTTCGTCACGGTCTTCGGCGGCGTGGGCGAGAGCGTCCTGCTGGGTGTCGGCGTCGCGGTCGGTGTCACCGTAGGCGTCGCCGTCGGGGTCGCCGTCGGGGTCGACGTCGGTGTGCTCGTCGGCGTCGAGGTCGGGGTCGACGTGGGTCTGTACGTGGGCGTCGACGTGGGTGTCGTGGTCGGCTTCATCGTGGGCGTCTTGGTCGGCTTCGGCCTCTCCGTCGGCCGCCACGTCGGCTCCGTCGTCGGCTCCGGCATCGGCCGGTACATCGGCTCGGATGTGGGCCGCTGCAGCCGCTCCGCCCCCGCGCAGGCCACCTCCACCCGGCCGAGCGTCGTCCTGGCCAGCGGGCCGTCGTAGACCACGGTGCCCTGGGCGTCACGCAGCCTGGCGTTGACGACGATCGTCATGGCCGCGTGCGCCGTGCTGGCGCCCATGACGGTGGAGTCCGTCCGCGTCACGGTCAGCGTGCCGGTCGTCACGCCTCGGTAGCCGAGCTGGGCTCCCGTGGCCGGCACCGTCGTGGTGCCGGGCCCGACCGGCCTGCCGAGCACGGTGACGGTGCCCGGCGCGGCCAGCACGGAGGCGCGCGCCGGGGACGGCGGGCCGCACGTGACGCTGGTCTGGATCTTCCCCGTGACCAGCAGCGGCTGCGTCGCCTGATCGTTGAGCCTGAGGGTGCGGACGGCGACGTTCGCCTTGGCCACGCCCGAGAGGGGACTGCTGGACGTGCTCGCCTCGAGCTGGTTGCTCGCCAGCGTCGCATAGCGCCGCACGCCCTGCGGGTCGCCCCAGCCAGTGTTGTCGGCGCCCGCGGTGTCCGAGGTGACACCCAAGGTGCCGGTGAAGGCGGACTGCCCCAGCGCGGGCACCGCCGTGATCGTCAGCTCCATGCCGTTGCCGCGGGCGGAGTGGCCCACGGAGGCGGTGGCGGTCAGCGCGAAGAGGGCCCCCACCAGGCCCGTCGCCAGGCCTGTCATGAGGATGCTCCTCGAGGCCAACCTGCTATTTCGTGTGATGCTCACGCGCTCATTGACCAGGAACGCGGGGTATGGACCGTAGAGGGACACGCCGCGATTACTGACACTTTGCGGTGACCTGCCGTACCAGGTCGAAGGCAGTCCCGCGGGTCTGGCACAATGACATGTTGGAACACCGTGACCAGGTGGGTGCCCTCTCACCTCCCGCCGGCCACGCCTGTCCCTCGAACCGGTGCCGCGCCGTGCCCCACTCGGCGAGGCGAGGTTCACCCACGCTCTAATGCAGGAGAGACCACACCAGTGGCAGTCAAGATCAAGCTCAAGCGGCTCGGCATGATCCGCAACCCGCAGTACCGCATCGTCGTCGCCGACAGCCGCACCAAGCGTGACGGCAGGGCGATCGAGGAGATCGGTCTGTACCACCCGAAGGAGAACCCCTCCTTCATCAAGATCGACGCTGAGCGCGCCGCGTACTGGCTGGGTGTCGGCGCGCAGCCGACCGAGCCGGTCCTCAAGCTGCTCAAGCTCACCGGCGACTGGCAGAAGTTCAAGGGCGAGGCCGCCCCTGAGCCGATGAAGGTCGCCGAGCCCAAGGCTGACCGTCACGCCATCTACGAGGCCGCGGCCAAGGAGGCGCTGTCCGGTGGCGACACCGGCTCGACCGCCACCACGCCGAAGAAGGCCAAGAAGAAGGAAGAGAGCGCGGAGCCCGCCGCTGAGGCTGCCGCCGAGACTCCGGCCGAGGCCTGACATGCTCGAGGAGGCCCTTGAGCACCTCGTCAAGGGCATCGTCGAGAATCCCGACGATGTCCGGGTCCGCGCACGCCGCATTCGCAGCGGGCGCGTCCTCGAGGTCCGGGTCCACCCCGAGGACCTCGGCAAGGTCATCGGTCGCGGCGGCCGCACGGCCAAGGCGTTGCGCACAGTGATCAACGCCTTGTCCGACGGCAAGTACGTGCGGGTCGATCTGCTCGACCTGCACGAGGCCGTCCGCTAGAACGCGGTTCCATAGGGCGCCCCCATCGGCTCGGTCCGGTGGGGGCTGCTTTTCGTATCAGTGGAGGATGAGGTGCAGCTAGTCGTCGGCAGGATCGGCCGTCCGCACGGGGTGCGCGGCGAGGTGACCGTCGAGGTCAGGACCGACGAGCCCGCGCTGCGCTTCGCCGCGGGGGCGACGCTCGACACCGCGCGCGGCCCCCTGACGATCGAGGGCCACCGCTGGAACAAGGGCGTGCTGCTGGTGCGCTTCGAGGGCGTGCTGTCCAGGGAGGCCGCCGAGGAACTGCGCGACACGCTGCTGCTCATCGACTCCGACGACCTGCCCCTTTCCGACGACCCCGACGAGTTCCACGACCATCAGCTGATCGGGCTGACCGTCGTGACCGTCGAGGGGGAGCGGGTGGGCGAGGTCACCGACGTGCTCCACCACGGCCAGGACCTGCTGGTCGTCGGGCGCGCGGGCGGGGACGACGCGCTCATCCCGTTCGTGAAGGCGCTGGTCCCCGAGGTCGACGTGGCAGGCGGCATGCTGGTGGTCGATCCCCCCGAGGGCCTGCTGTCATGAGACTCGACATCATCTCGATCTTCCCCGAGTACTTCTCGCCGCTCGACGTGTCGCTGATCGGCAAGGCGCGCCGGCGCGGCACTCTCGACGTGCGGATCCACCAGCTGCGCGACTGGGCGCACGACGTGCACAAGACCGTCGACGACACCCCGTACGGCGGCGGCCCCGGCATGGTCATGAAGCCCGAGATCTGGGGCGCGGCGATCGACGAGGTAACCGAGGGCGGGACGCCCCGCATGATCGTCACCACCCCCAGCGGGCGCCCCTTCACCCAGGCCATGGCCCAGGAGCTGGCCCAGGAGCCGTGGCTGCTGTTCTGCTGCGGCCGCTACGAGGGCATCGACTCCCGTGTCATGGCCGAGTACGGCAAGCGCATGCGCGTCGACGAGGTCAGCATCGGCGACTACGTCCTGGCCGGTGGCGA
This window of the Nonomuraea africana genome carries:
- the trmD gene encoding tRNA (guanosine(37)-N1)-methyltransferase TrmD → MRLDIISIFPEYFSPLDVSLIGKARRRGTLDVRIHQLRDWAHDVHKTVDDTPYGGGPGMVMKPEIWGAAIDEVTEGGTPRMIVTTPSGRPFTQAMAQELAQEPWLLFCCGRYEGIDSRVMAEYGKRMRVDEVSIGDYVLAGGEVAVLVMVEAIGRLLPGVLGNVHSAVDDSFAPGAMQNLLEGPVYTKPPVWRGREVPEVLLSGHHGKVARWRRDEALRRTMKNRPDLLEALDAATLDKRDRELLLSFRAEPEDMAD
- the rpsP gene encoding 30S ribosomal protein S16 codes for the protein MAVKIKLKRLGMIRNPQYRIVVADSRTKRDGRAIEEIGLYHPKENPSFIKIDAERAAYWLGVGAQPTEPVLKLLKLTGDWQKFKGEAAPEPMKVAEPKADRHAIYEAAAKEALSGGDTGSTATTPKKAKKKEESAEPAAEAAAETPAEA
- the rimM gene encoding ribosome maturation factor RimM (Essential for efficient processing of 16S rRNA), producing MQLVVGRIGRPHGVRGEVTVEVRTDEPALRFAAGATLDTARGPLTIEGHRWNKGVLLVRFEGVLSREAAEELRDTLLLIDSDDLPLSDDPDEFHDHQLIGLTVVTVEGERVGEVTDVLHHGQDLLVVGRAGGDDALIPFVKALVPEVDVAGGMLVVDPPEGLLS
- a CDS encoding RNA-binding protein — encoded protein: MLEEALEHLVKGIVENPDDVRVRARRIRSGRVLEVRVHPEDLGKVIGRGGRTAKALRTVINALSDGKYVRVDLLDLHEAVR